The Lolium rigidum isolate FL_2022 chromosome 2, APGP_CSIRO_Lrig_0.1, whole genome shotgun sequence genomic interval TCATGTTTGTGAGGATATCACTTGCAATACCCTTCTCTCCCATTTTACCAAGTAGCTTCTCTGCATCTTCCACATGATTTGCTTTAGAGTGAAGATCAATTAACTTGGAGTAATCCCGGATGGTTGCATCAAAGGATTCTTCAGCCAAAAGAATTTCAGCAACCTATAAATTGAAACAAAGCGCACATGTGAAATTATGAATAGGTACAGGCTTTGAAAAAAAATGGAAACTGGCGAGCTATGCAAGATATATTCCACTGCAACTATTGCGTATTCGAGGAATGCCATAACAATTTTCATCTTTCGAAATATGCCACTGCAATTCTCAAGATTCTTCGAAAAACGCCTTCCAAAAATGCAACTGCAGTGGCATATTTCAAAAGATGAAAATTATAGTGGCATTTCTCGAATACACAATAATTGCAGTGGCATACATCTAATTAACCCAAATAACTAACATAACTCTGGCCCTTTGACGTAATCATGTATTTAAAAGCGCAACTTTTCAAGTAaatatatgcaaaaaaaaaaaaagtactccctccgtccataaatagatgccaaagatttatttaaattcggatgtatctatacactaaatcatgtctagatacattcaaatttaaacaaacttttggcatctatttatggacagaggtagtaataAAAGAGGGCCAAATCACATCAAGAGGTCAAACCCTGATTAATCCTGACTGAACTCAACTAGTCATGTACAATGTCCATCACAAACTGAAGTTCCATTTCCATGTAAACTCAGTCAGTTTTGACTCGGTTAAAAAAGGCCAAAATAGTGACAGGCTACTAGACCAAAATTAATCCAGAAATACCTTCTAATCATGAGACACATGTGATAGCATTCAAATGGATTACGAAAGCAACTGACGCTGAAGTCCATCTTAAAAACATAACAATGGGCTCTGCCGAATCTGCGATAATGGGTCATTAAAAACCAGGGATCATCTTTTCTGGAGCTGTAGTTTCAGCAGACAATGCTGGCAATCTATCAATGTCACGCTTGATGCCAGCCTTGAACTTCCAGAGAAGCTTACGGCTGCAAGACACAACTTGGGAAGACCCTTTTTCTTCGAAGCGTTTGCCACAGCATGCTGGAATATTTGGAAGGATAGGAACACTATCGTGTTTGATAATAAAGCACCTTCCGCTAGTAATTGCTCATTTTCTTTTAAAAGAGACCTCTTCCTTCTTTCTTACAGAATGAAGGACAATCTGAAATCTTCTCTTATTGCCTGGCTACACACTCTGTAGTTTATTTGGGCTACACCCTGGGCTAAGCCCCTTTTGTACATTCCCTTCTTCACTCGTGTACATATTGTCCTCTTTTGATAAAATTTACTGTCGGGGCCTCCCCTACAGTTTTCAGCTAAACAAAAAGTCCATCTAAATATGAATGGTACATGAATGCAATATTTGGAGAGCACGCTTTCAATCCTTTCTGATATCCAGTATGCATATATGTAAAAGCTGGCCACGTAAATATTATCATGGGCTCATGGCAGACTAGTAGCCACTAGTCAATAAAAAAACATAACAGTAAGCATGTAACGATATGTTAtgatagaaattggcgctcaaagTTGCACATTGGAGACCGCAAAAGTTAACTGTGAAATAAATTTGGGAACAGAAAGAGTAGTCGTCGTATTACTAGACTCTTTTACTGTTGAATACTGAAGTATTACTTTCCAGATCTTCATGAAGACACAAACACAGAGCTAAACTGCCACATTGAAGTCTGAAGATTCTGAATAGAGCCAATAAAGGGTAGCATCATATGAATAGGAAAACATATGAATAGGAAAACGCAGGATTGAGATGTCATCAATGATCAAACAACGATTACCGTGATTGAAACACCAAGGGACTCTACAGATCACAGAAATTAGGAAACATATGAATAGGAAACCGCAGGATTGAGATGTCATGGAATGTGGATTCCTACAGGATTTCAAGACACACAATTTGGCAACTGGTGCCTTTGGATGATGTAAAAGCAAGAGGAGTAAAGAGAGATAGAGACGAAGTGCATTGACAACTGGAAGGAAAATaccttgaggtatgagctcatatcGAGATCCTAAGGAATTGGTGGCTGGCAGGAGTATTCCATGCGATTTTGGCAAGCCCAATCCTTTGATCCAAGTGACACTCAAGGGAAAAACTTGCAAAGGATTTATATCCTCCAAAGTTGGCATGAAAATCTGACAATCCAAAGATGCCTACTGTGTAAAATCATAGTGATTCCAAACAGTACATTTTATCCTGACTTTTACTAGTGTACACAAAACCCTCAACATGGGTATCCAGCAATGCCAGATTAACCTGATTATGCCCTTTCCTGTCTCGGTACAGCCGACTGACAACAGAAAATCATTTCTATACACCAAAAAATTCCGAGGAATGTACGTCCCCAGTCCACATACAAATTAGCTGGCCAAACCCAAATGTCAGGGACATAGAAGCACCATATATGAACTTACGAGTAAGGACCGGAACAATTTGTCTCCAAAGCACAAAGGCCTAGCCAGATGAAACGGACACAAGATTAACGCTAGAGATTCCATTATCTGCTACTAGGAAGGTAGATTAGGCATGAAAACCTCATCACCCAAGACCGAACAAACAGAGCATGAAGATGTTGCAATGCCATTTTAGCACAACATATAGCCACCATAGCTATGAATGAACTAAAAAGAACAAAGTATTGTTACTACCCTAAGCAAAACTACTGGACTAGCAATAGAGAAATAAAGCACACTAGATTTCATGGAAGTAGGAAATCTGACCTTGAGGTACAACTCAACGTTGCGGGCCTTAACCCGCTCAAGCAGCGCCATCCAGTCAACGCGCTTTGGCAGGTGCTCCTCCTTCCACTCCTCCATGGCAGGAAGCGGGTCTCCTTTCCTCGGCTCAACGGCCAGCAGCTTCTCCTCGGCCTTCTTGGCCTTCCCCTCTACAGGCTTGGCCTCCTGAGGCACAAAGTGCGCCTCGGCCTCAGCGGTCCGCTCTGCCACCTCAGCCCACTTCGGGTCCGATAAGTCCAGCCCGTACATGCTGAACTTGACCTCCCCCTTCCTCTGCGGCAACGCCGAcagcctcgccggcggcggcgggagcgcgGCAGGCGCAGCAGCCGCGTCGGCTTGGGCGCGCATGACGTCGAGGCCGCGGTAGAACTCGACCTCCTCGAGCTTCTCGCGGGCCCACTTGAAGCGGAGCTCGCGGAGCATGGAGCCGCGGATGCCCGCATCGACGGCGAAGCGCGTCATCTCCTTGACGTCGTCGGAGTGGAGGTAGTTGCGGAGGTCGGCGCGGACCTGGTCGCGGCGCATGGCGTCGCGCACGGAGGCGCTGACCTCCCACACGGTCGCCCAGAGGTCGTCGCTGAGCTCGACGGTGCCGGGCGCCGGGTCGGCCCCGGGCAGGCGGTTGAGGACGGCCTCCGCGATGAGgcggagcatttcgtcgagcacggggCGGGTGTGggtggggaaggcggcggcgagggtGGGGCGGAGCGCGGTGACCAAGCGGGTGAGGAACTCGTCGAGGACCGGGTCGGGTTCGGGCTGGGCATGTTCCGAATCAGTGCTCGGGATCGGGCTCTCTTCGGATTCGATGATGCGGGAGACGAAGGGCGGCGGCGCTTGGAAAGGAGGCGTGGGGTCGGAgtggaggtggcggaggaggaggggcggcacgGTCCTGGTGGCGGGCAGTGAGGTGGGGAGGCGGCGGGCGAgcttggagagggagaggagggctcTCATGGCGGCCGCCGTCGCGATGGCTGGGGAAGAAGGCCTCGCGGAGAATGGGGACGAGACAAAAACCCTACGAAGTGTTTGAGAGATGGGCTGCGCTAAGATCTGGACACCCATCCGCGCCGTTGAGTTTTCCGATCTGAGGGCTATGCATGCATGCTGCCTTGTGCTCTGTTTTCCTCTTCGGTCGACTAGTCACGATCATTTTCCTGCCCTATTCAGTTCTTCATCCATGATCACGAGCTTTTACATTGTTTTTCGACAAAGACGAGCTTTTAGATATGTCTGTATTTAGTTTTAAGTTAAACAATTATGGACCTTTGCAGCTCGAGTTCCATGTAGCTccttaaaaaaaaatgaaaaccatgttttaaagtttttaaaaaATCTGGATGTAGCTACAGATGTGATCTACAAATGTGCAAAACCTTGATACCAAATACCTTAtacttaggctacacaaaaatggtaAAAGTGTAGATCTTAGTATAGTGAATATTACACATTATCAAACTCTTAAAATTTGTCTGAACTtgacatttttgtgtagcctaaagtaAAATGTATTCAGCATTGATATTTTACAAAATTAAAGAATACATCCTTATGTACATTCAAAAAAATTAAACGTGTAAACATCGGTTTtgctttttttaaaataaaaaatgagtacttagagcttgttagcgGTGCAATTTGGCACTGTCTAGGCGCACTTAGGCGTCTGTCTAGCAAAAGTATAACAAGAACTATGTTTAGCCTCAATGTTGTTAATAGAATTAACTTTTGCCTTGGGAACTTTTCTTATAGTACTACAGATGTGACAAAGTTGTGCATGATAGCTGAATTTCAAAACCTAGATAGATGAAGTGACCCATCGAGCTTCTAGGGCTTAGATGGCTCCCACATTGCTTGATTTCTGTCGTGGCCTTTAGATCATTTTGTGTGTGCCTTGTCTTGATCTCCAATAATTTGATAGCGATCCAATCTCATAAGGAAATCAATCCAAACTAAAGGAGATAATCCTTAACCGGTTTAAACTTCTCATTCGGTGGGATCATTTTCGTAATCTATACAATAGGAGTGCTCAAGAGGATTCCCTTGCATTCATAACATTGTCAGGTGTATGCTGGACACGCACACCATTTTTTTATTGAATGCGCATATATTCACCACCCCACCAATACGTGAAATAACGATGCAACAAGGGAAGTGGACAATGACGAGTCCTCTTTTTCAACTTGACGTTGCTAGATATCGGGCCTAGCCATTTGACTTAGCAAGTATCTATGACCTAGCGGTATACCTAGTTGAGAGAGAACACCCTATTGTTGATGTCATGAGATGTTCGATCTGGAGATGCCCACATAGTAACAAACCCTATCACTTGTTTACTGTGTGCATGTTACCGTCCTTTTGGAGTTATACATGACCTTGTAGAAAGTACACACAAAATGGTACATCTTAACGAGTTCCAACTATCAATCTCCATATCCACATAGTTTTACTAGGGACACTCTTCTCATGTATGAAACACGCGACGTCACAGTTGCTCTCCTTCAAGACTCAAATCAGAGACTCACTTCACTTGTTAACTTGGATATGATGTACGAATGTTCCTCTTAACTTGAGGAGCAAATGAAAATAGACCGGTTGGGGTAGGGACACAAATGGGCAGCCGGTCTCCCTTGTAGATCCATTTTCTTGGGATGGTTTCTGAACTTAAATTTACTTTTGGAAACTGTTTCACATAACCTTGTGACCACTGATTGGAGTTAGTTGATCTAATTCAGACAGTTATATTATCCGATGTCGATGATTGCCCTATTTGGCTCTTTCACCCATATGGGTCTTACTCTGTTAGCTCTTCCTGTGGAATTGTGAATAATGGTGATATTATTCCTATTCATACGAAACACGGTGTCGaagttgcatgttccaccctggaTCCACATTTTCAATACCCCTCTGTTTCTATATATAAGCTATATCGTTTCTGGCATGACAATTAGAACACACACATTGAGGAAAAAATACACAATGTTTGGTCAGATCAATTCTAGGCAATTGATGTGAgttaatagaggactttgcataagatagGAAAACGTAATCAAATCCGTAAAAACACTTCCCATACAAGTGGTGCAACCcaatacaccttatattttaaaaaattcttaaaaaattATATGGCTTTATATTTAGAAATGGAGGGAGTTACAAATTTTTAACTAGGGATAATCTTAGTAAAAGAGGACATGTGAATGATTCTTCCTGTTTATATTGCAATGAACATGAGACTGTTAGCCACTTGTTATTTGATTCTGTAGTGGTTAAATTTGCGTGGGAGGTTATCTCTACTAGTATCTCCGATAAGAGACTTGGCTAGGCAATTGAtgtgagctaatagaggactttgcataagatagGAAAATGTAATCAAATCCGTAAAAACACTTTCTATACAAGTGGTGCAAGCGCAATACACtttatattttaaatttttaaaaaaatatattgCTTTATATCTAGAAATGGAGGGAGGTAATCTTAGTAAAAGAGGACATGTGGATGATTCTTCCTGTTTATATTGCAATGAACATAAGACTGTTAGCCACTTGTTATTTGATTGTGTAGTGGTTAAATTTGTGTGGGAGGTTATCTCtactagtatcttcgataagagaCTTGGTGATAATTTTGAATCTGTTGCTTGGTGGTGGCTAAGTTAAAACAATAATTATGTGCTGAATATTTTGTCTTCGTCTGTCTGCTTGATGGACTTTGTGGTCTACTCAAAATGAAACGTGCTTCCAGGGGCAAAGATGACTCGGTATGAACGAATTTTTGCGAAAAACAATTGCATTGATCAGAAGTTGGCGGACATGACGGCAGTGCTGATTGTGCATTTGTGCCCGTCATGTTGAACACTAgccacttagccagccatgcatcAGAACGAGATGACAGTCGGTAGTGGAATACTCCACATCGAAAAAAGCAAAAGGTACATTCAGCAATTTTGCCAGTGTAAATTACACAGCAATGATTTCAAAAAACAATGAGAAAAAACAACAGTTGATTCTTAGATTTATTTATAATCATATAAACCATACTGCATTTCAAATACAGGTACGTCCTTACATTCGCTCAAAGTGGCAGACAACAGCAGACCACGGAGAGGCTTTATATATTTCACAGTACCCATAAACTATAACAGCATCCGAACAGGAAAATAGGTTTCTAATAACAAATGAACATGACACATGCTCATTTGGAAGCATATCACCATCAGgcgctcctcatcttcttcccgtcCCTCTCGTCTATCTCCTGCGCAGCATCC includes:
- the LOC124692623 gene encoding pentatricopeptide repeat-containing protein At1g01970 — translated: MRALLSLSKLARRLPTSLPATRTVPPLLLRHLHSDPTPPFQAPPPFVSRIIESEESPIPSTDSEHAQPEPDPVLDEFLTRLVTALRPTLAAAFPTHTRPVLDEMLRLIAEAVLNRLPGADPAPGTVELSDDLWATVWEVSASVRDAMRRDQVRADLRNYLHSDDVKEMTRFAVDAGIRGSMLRELRFKWAREKLEEVEFYRGLDVMRAQADAAAAPAALPPPPARLSALPQRKGEVKFSMYGLDLSDPKWAEVAERTAEAEAHFVPQEAKPVEGKAKKAEEKLLAVEPRKGDPLPAMEEWKEEHLPKRVDWMALLERVKARNVELYLKVAEILLAEESFDATIRDYSKLIDLHSKANHVEDAEKLLGKMGEKGIASDILTNMTLVHMYSKAGNLEQAKQAFECIQKEGLQPDNKLFTSMISACINAGKLKEAEDLVKEMNSLSIKPSREIYMDVMRAYAERGLEDGVSRMKHAMTFAGLPPTLECFSLLIEVYGQTGHSDKARGMFEQLKMNGHEPDDRCLAGMLTAHMKKNQLDEALQLLLSLEKEGIKPGAKTNLVLLDWLSMLQLVQEAEQLVQKIKKAGEEPIEMHVYLAGMYAKSHQEEKARRSLKVLEEKKKLLKAAHFKRITGDLVKGGFLEDANKYFKMMKSRGFVPSEELEGEITAKVRRRSAD